Proteins found in one Magnolia sinica isolate HGM2019 chromosome 5, MsV1, whole genome shotgun sequence genomic segment:
- the LOC131246535 gene encoding uncharacterized protein LOC131246535 — MRKTVAICQFGGELVPNDDGSMSYNGGEAHAIQVLPNMKFDEFKSEIAEMCNCNTNTLSIKYFLPSNRRIPITLSNDKDMQRMIDFHEDSATIDVFVLEGDAVAWNAVKTVNNRASRAASRTTSRPARRTARRAAATDSINPIPTTVNNDRTTDSINPIPTTVNNDRTIRRTTVTDPMTPAATVATDGVDRTVSRNISWATSADLIAPIAVVGNNKRPRPLSSTEKFIIDVGQEFNSAHDFRDALRRFAIAKGFIFTYIKNESTRVTAKCKAEGCPWRVHASRLSTMQKFKIKKINNVHTCGGGVGKDGHPHATRRWVASIIKDKVRDMPQYKPRDIANDIFREYGVSLKYHQARRGKAMAQEQLQGSRAEAYNQLPWLCERIRETNPGSLVTLTTTDESRFHRFFVSFHASQHGFENGCRPLILLDGTSLRDKCQGTLLAAVSVDGNDGIFPIAFAVVDTESYDNWHWFLSELKLAVSVNQTITIVSDRCNGLEEAVPQIFKDSYHAYSLHHLTEDFKRVLKGPSQMVKDALVDEFKQAAYSFGITNFNSCIDSIRNVSHDVAAWLLESKPEHWSNAFFRGSRYDHVSSNIAELFYGWISEERELSIIQMIDTIRCKMMEMIYRSREASSAWSTVLTPSMEQRLQLEMYNSRPLSVLFSSGSVFEVRDDSVNIVDIETWDCTCQRWKMSGLPCIHAAAVFDRTGRNMYDYCSRYFTVDCYRLAYTESIHPIPDIGKPISEDSNTQMIVRPPRIHRPRQPSRWPKKKRKEPLDQNKKLRLFHCSRCGAVGHNKATCREPE; from the exons ATGAGGAAAACTGTAGCTATTTGTCAGTTTGGTGGCGAGCTTGTTCCAAACGATGATGGGTCTATGTCATATAATGGTGGAGAAGCGCATGCAATACAGGTCCTTCCCAACATGAAATTTGATGAGTTCAAGTCAGAAATAGCCGAAATGTGTAACTGCAACACGAATACCTTATCCATCAAGTACTTCCTCCCAAGTAACAGGCGTATCCCAATCACGTTATCCAATGACAAGGATATGCAGCGCATGATTGATTTTCATGAGGATTCCGCAACTATAGATGTTTTTGTTTTAGAAGGAGATGCTGTTGCTTGGAACGCTGTGAAAACAGTTAACAACAG GGCAAGCAGAGCTGCAAGTAGGACAACAAGTAGGCCTGCAAGAAGGACTGCAAGAAGGGCTGCGGCCACTGATTCAATCAACCCAATTCCTACAACTGTCAATAATGATAGGACCACTGATTCAATCAACCCAATTCCTACAACTGTCAATAATGATAGGACCATAAGGAGAACCACAGTCACCGATCCAATGACTCCTGCTGCCACCGTTGCCACTGATGGTGTTGATAGGACTGTAAGTAGGAACATTAGTTGGGCTACATCTGCTGACCTAATCGCCCCAATTGCCGTCGTTGGCAATAATAAGCGGCCACGGCCATTGAGTTCAACTGAAAAATtcatcattgatgtgggccaagAATTTAATAGTGCCCATGACTTCCGTGATGCATTACGTAGGTTCGCCATTGCTAAAGGGTTCATATTCACGTATATTAAGAATGAAAGCACCCGTGTGACTGCCAAATGTAAAGCTGAGGGTTGCCCATGGCGGGTGCATGCTTCCAGACTCTCAACCATGCAGAAGTTCAAGATTAAGAAGATAAACAACGTGCATACATGTGGAGGTGGGGTCGGCAAAGATGGGCATCCTCATGCGACGAGGCGCTGGGTTGCGAGCATTATAAAAGACAAGGTACGGGACATGCCACAGTATAAGCCAAGAGACATTGCGAATGACATATTTCGAGAGTATGGAGTTAGCCTCAAGTATCATCAGGCGCGGCGCGGGAAGGCAATGGCCCAGGAGCAGCTTCAAGGCTCCCGGGCGGAGGCGTATAATCAGTTGCCTTGGTTGTGCGAGAGGATAAGGGAGACAAATCCAGGTAGTCTTGTAACTTTGACAACAACAGATGAATCGAGGTTTCACCGCTTTTTCGTCTCATTCCATGCTTCGCAGCATGGGTTCGAGAATGGTTGCCGCCCTCTCATTCTTCTTGACGGGACTTCTCTAAGAGATAAATGCCAAGGGACATTATTAGCTGCAGTGTCAGTCGATGGGAACGATGGTATTTTTCCAATCGCCTTTGCTGTAGTGGATACGGAGTCTTATGATAATTGGCATTGGTTTTTGTCTGAATTGAAATTGGCAGTGTCAGTGAATCAGACCATAACAATTGTGTCCGATAGATGTAATGGTTTGGAGGAGGCCGTACCGCAGATTTTCAAGGACAGCTATCATGCCTACTCTCTACATCACCTAACTGAGGACTTCAAGAGAGTGTTGAAGGGCCCTTCACAGATGGTGAAGGATGCACTGGTCGATGAGTTTAAGCAGGCTGCTTATTCGTTTGGCATCACCAATTTCAATTCTTGCATTGACAGCATCCGGAATGTTTCACATGATGTCGCCGCGTGGCTCTTGGAAAGCAAGCCCGAACATTGGTCGAATGCATTCTTTAGGGGCTCACGGTATGATCATGTATCATCGAACATTGCGGAGTTGTTCTACGGTTGGATATCAGAGGAGCGGGAGCTATCAATAATACAGATGATCGACACGATACGGTGTAAGATGATGGAAATGATTTACAGGAGTCGAGAGGCTTCAAGTGCATGGTCTACAGTTCTCACACCTTCAATGGAGCAAAGACTACAGTTAGAGATGTACAACTCGCGCCCACTCAGTGTGTTGTTCTCATCAGGGAGTGTGTTTGAAGTCCGCGATGATTCGGTCAACATCGTGGACATTGAGACATGGGATTGCACATGCCAGAGATGGAAGATGTCTGGGTTGCCATGCATTCATGCAGCTGCAGTTTTCGATCGAACAGGTAGGAATATGTATGATTACTGCTCAAGATACTTCACGGTCGATTGTTACCGGTTAGCATACACAGAATCCATCCACCCAATACCAGATATTGGAAAGCCTATAAGTGAAGATTCCAACACCCAGATGATTGTACGCCCACCCCGCATCCATCGACCACGCCAGCCGTCCCGCTGGCCAAAAAAGAAGCGAAAAGAACCGCTTGATCAGAATAAGAAGCTAAGGCTATTCCATTGCAGTAGATGCGGTGCAGTTGGTCACAATAAGGCAACATGCAGAGAGCCAGAATAG